In Stutzerimonas stutzeri, the sequence GGCGAGCTCGAGCGCGTCCTCGCTGCCGGCGGCCAACCGGAGCGCATCGTCTTTTCCGGTGTAGGCAAGAGCCGTGACGACATGCGCCGCGCGCTGCAAGTCGGTGTGCATTGTTTCAACGTCGAGTCCACCGAGGAGCTCGAGCGTCTGCAGCAGGTCGCTGCCGAGCTCGATGTGGTGGCGCCGGTATCGCTGCGGGTCAATCCCGATGTGGACGCCGGCACGCACCCGTACATCTCCACCGGACTCAAGGAAAACAAGTTCGGTATCGCCATCGCCAATGCCGACGCGGTCTATGGCCGTGCTCATGAGCTGAGCCATATCGAAGTGATCGGTGTCGACTGCCACATCGGCTCGCAGCTGACCACGCTGCCACCGTTCCTCGACGCACTCGATCGCCTGCTGGCGCTGATCGACCGCCTGGCCGTACGTGGCATCCGCATCCGCCACCTGGACCTGGGCGGCGGGCTCGGTGTGCGCTACCGCGAGGAGCAGCCGCCATTGGCCGGCGACTATATCCAGGCGGTGCGCAAACGCATCGACGGCCGCGACCTGGCACTGGTGTTCGAACCCGGACGCTCGATCGTCGCCAACGCCGGCGTGCTGCTGACCCGCGTGGAATACCTCAAGCACACCGAGCACAAGGACTTCGCCATCGTCGATGCGGCGATGAACGACCTGATCCGCCCGGCGCTGTACCAGGCCTGGATGGACGTGGTGCCGGTGCAGCCGCGCGACGGCCAGGCACGTCACTACGACATCGTCGGGCCGATCTGCGAAACCGGCGACTTCCTCGCCAAGGAGCGGCCGCTGGTCCTCGCCGAAGGCGATCTGCTGGCCGTTCGCTCGGCAGGCGCCTATGGTTTCGTCATGAGTTCGAACTACAACACCCGCGGCCGCGCCGCCGAGGTGCTGGTGGACGGGGAAGACGCCTACGAAGTGCGCCGCCGCGAAAGCGTGCAGGAGCTATACGCTGGCGAAAGCCTGCTGCCTGCCTGAGGCCACGACGATGCTTTTGCGTTTTACCAAGATGCACGGCCTGGGCAACGATTTCATGGTCATCGACCTGATCAGCCAGCACGCGCATATCCAGCCCAAGCACGCCAAGCAATGGGGTGATCGGCATACCGGTGTGGGCTTCGATCAGCTGTTGCTGGTCGAGCCCCCGCACGATCCCGATGTCGACTTCCGCTACCGCATCTTCAACTCCGATGGCTCGGAAGTGGAGCAATGCGGCAATGGTGCGCGCTGTTTCGCCCGCTTCGTGCTCGACAAGCGCCTGACGATGAAGCGGCACATCCGGGTCGAGACCAAGGGCGGCATCATCGAGCTGAACATTCGTCCCGACGGGCAGATCAGCGTCGACATGGGCGCGCCGCGCCTGGTGCCGGCCGATATTCCGTTCCAGGCCGATGGCGAGGCCCTCAGCTATCCGCTGAGTGTCGAGGGTCAAGCGCTGGAGATCGCGGCGCTATCGATGGGCAATCCGCACGCCGTGTTACGCGTGGACGATGTCACCACCGCGCCGGTGCACGAGCTGGGCCCGAAGATCGAGCATCACCCGCGCTTCCCGCAGCGGGTCAACGCGGGTTTCCTCCAGGTCGTTGATCGCCAGCACGCAAAACTGCGTGTCTGGGAGCGCGGTGCCGGCGAAACCCAGGCCTGCGGCACCGGCGCCTGCGCCGCGGCAGTGGCCGCAATCCGCCAGGGCTGGATGGATTCGCCGGTGCAGATCGATCTGCCTGGTGGCCGTCTGTCCATCGAATGGGCAGGTACGGGACAGCCGGTTATGATGACCGGCCCCGCCGTTCGTGTTTTCGAAGGACAAGTTCGCCTATGACCGAGCAAAACCAGGACAAGCCGCAGCTGCCGGACGCCGAAACCGTCGCGGCTTACCTGCGCGCCCACCCGGAATTCTTTGTCGATCACGATGAATTGATTCCCGAACTGCGCATCCCGCATTTGCCCGGTGGGGCGGTGTCGCTGGTCGAGCGTCAGGTCAAGCTGCTGCGCGAGCGCAACATCGAAATGCGCCATCGGCTGTCGCAACTGATGGATGTTGCCCGCGACAACGACCGGCTGTTCGACAAGACCCGCCGCCTGGTACTCGACCTGCTCGACGCCAACAGCCTGGAAGAGGTGATCGGCGCGGTGGATGAGAGCCTGCGGCACGAATTCCAGGTGCCCTACGTCAGTCTCATCCTGTTCAGCGAAACCCCGCTGCCGGTTGGCCGTAGCGTGACCGCGACCGAAGCCCAGCAGGCGATCGGCGGCCTGCTCGGCAGCAGCAAGACCATCTGCGGTGTGCTACGTCCGCATGAGCTGGCGTTCCTCTTCGGTGAAGAGGACAGCAGCGGCATCGGCTCGGCTGCCGTGGTCGCGCTCAGTCAGCAGCAAGGTATCCTGGCGATAGGCAGCCAGGATCCGCAACACTACAAGAGCTCGCTGGGTACTCTGTTCCTCAGTTACATCGCCGAAGTACTGACGCGGGTGCTGCCGAATTACTCCACCCCGCTGCGCTCGGTGCGCTGAAACCGCCGCAGACCCGCCAGCGTAGGTTGGATTAGCCGAAGGCGTAATCCGACGTTCGAGTGGGTTGGCGTCTGGCGATCGGCGCGGATGGGGCGAGGTAACCGACGGAAGCGCCTCCGGCGATTCCATCCTACGCACTGGCCGCGACAGCTCTGCGACGACGCTTCATTAGTTTCGCGCTGCCTTCTCGTCAGCCTTTCTGCCGCCAGCGCTTTTATCGGCCCCTGAGGTTTATATCGATGCAAACCGACCTCGACGCCTATCTCCTGCACCTGCGCAACGAGCGCCAGGTGTCGCCGCACACCCTCGACGGCTACCGCCGGGATCTCGTCAAGGCAGTGGCCTTTTGCGAGCGGCAAGGGGTCGGCGCCTGGGCGTCGCTAAAGCCGGCGCAGGTGCGCCAACTGGTCGCCGAAGGCCATCGTCAAGGCCAGTCCGGCCGCAGCCTGGCGCGCCTGCTCTCCTCGCTGCGCGGCCTGTATCGTTACCTCAATCAGACCGGGCGCTGTGCCCACGACCCGGCCGCCGGCATATCGGCACCCAAGGGCGAGAAGCGCCTGCCTCGCCTGCTCGATACCGACCGCGCGATGCAATTGCTGGACGGCGGCGTCGAGGACGATTTCATCGGCCATCGGGACCAGGCCATGCTCGAACTGTTCTACTCGTCCGGGCTGCGTCTGGCCGAACTGGTCGGGCTGAACCTGCCTGAACTCGACCTGCCCGCCGGCCTGGTTCGGGTGTTGGGCAAGGGCAACAAGGAGCGCGTGCTGCCCGTCGGCCGCAAGGCGCGGGATGCGTTGCAGGCCTGGCTGCCACTGCGCGCGCTGAGCCGCCCGGCCGATGAGGCCTTGTTCGTTAGCCAACAGGGACGCCGCCTGAGCCCTCGTGCGGTTCAGCTGCGGGTTCGCCAGGCCGGGGTCCGCGAGCTTGGCCAGCATCTGCATCCGCACATGCTCCGGCACAGCTTTGCCAGTCATATCCTCGAGTCCTCGCAGGACCTGCGCTCGGTGCAGGAGCTGCTTGGCCATGCCGACATCGGCACCACACAGATCTACACCCATCTGGACTTTCAGCACCTGGCGAAGATCTACGACCAGGCGCACCCGCGCGCCAAGCGCAAACAGGAAGGCGAGCCATGAGTATCCAGCTGATCACCTTCGACCTTGACGACACCCTGTGGGATGTCGGCCCGGTCATCCAGAGCGCGGAGACCCGCCTGCGCGATTGGCTCGGCCAGCACGCGCCGCGCCTGGGCGGCTTTCCGATCGAATCACTGGCAGCGATCCGCCGCCTGCTGATCGAGTCCGAACCCGGTCTCCAGCACCGTATCAGCGAGCTGCGCCGGCGCATCCTGTTTCATGCCCTGCACGACGCCGGCTATTCGCCAAACGAGGCGCAGGCGATCGCCGATCAGGCTTTCGAGGTGTTTCTCGAAGCGCGGCACGCCATCGACCTGTTCCCCGACGTGCATCCAACGTTGGAGCACCTGGCCAACCACTACACGCTCGGGGTCCTGACCAACGGCAATGCCGACGTCCGCCGCCTTGGCCTGGCCGACTACTTTCAGTTCACGCTCTGCGCCGAAGAACTGGGCGTCGGCAAACCCGACCCACGACCTTTCGAAGAAGCGCTCGCGCGTGCCCAGGTCGCCGCCGAACACGCCGTGCACATCGGCGATCACCCGGTGGACGATATTGGCGGCGCGCGGCGCGCCGGGGTCAGAGCGATCTGGTTCAACCCGGCCGGCGCCGCCTGGCAGCACGAAGGCCAACCCGACGCCGAAGTACGCAGCCTGGCGGAGCTTCCAGCGCTGTTGAGACGCTGGCAGTAATCGCTTGCCCCGGAAATGAAAAAGCCCAGCACACCGGTGCTGGGCTTTTCTTATCCGCTGACGAGCCGCGCCGGCAATGGAACGCGCCATGCGACGGCATGGCACCTCCGGCACCGGACCGAATCAGATAGGCCGGCTGCCGTACTTGCTGTCCGGCTTCTTCGGCGGGTCGGCCACGACGTTGGGCTCGACCTCCTGCACCCGACCACCGCGCGCAAGAAACTCCTCCATCGCACGCGCCAGCTCCTCGCGCTCCTTCTGTTTGGCTTCCAGGCTCGGCAGCTCATCGACGACGGCAGACTTGGCCTTGGCCTTCTTGCTGGTCGGAGTCGCCCGGTCGCTGTCCGTGCTTTCGTCGTCGGCGCTGTTGTCGGCATCACCCTCGTCAGCCGCCCCCAGCTCCTCGTCGTCCTCCTCGTCGTTAACGTCCAGATCGTCTTGTTCTAGTTCTTCGTCACTCATGTTCAACCTCGTACCTTGCCAAAGCGGAAGTTATAGCCCAGCGATGTGCCTGTTCGCCTATCGCCAAAAGAAATTCAACTCGCCATCCCATGCAACGTCACAAGCACCAGCCTGGCACTCCCCTGGTCACGATGCTCACCCAGGTAGATGCCCTGCCAGGTCCCCAGCGCCAGCCGCCCCTCGCTGACTGGCACACTCAGCTGGCAGCCGAGCAGACTCGCCTTGAAATGCGCCGGCAGATCGTCCGGCCCTTCGTAGTCGTGCTCGTAACCCGCCTGGCCTTGCGGCACCAGGCGATTGAAGAAACGTTCGAAATCACGTCGCACCGCGCCGTCGGCATTTTCGTTGATGGTCAACGAGGCCGAGGTATGACGCAGCCACAGGTGTAACAGACCGACCCGGCATTCATGCAGTTCCGGCAATTTGGCAAGCAGCTCGTCGGTAATCAAGTGAAACCCTCGCGGCTTCGGGCGCAGCGTGATCAAAGTCTGTTGCCACATGCCGGTCCTCCCGCGATCGCCTGAACGGGCGCATTCTAGCGCGGCGGCAGAAAAAACAAAGGGCGCCCGAAGGCGCCCTTGTCATAGCCCGGGACGCTCAGCGTTTGCTGGTGAATTCCGGGTAGGCTTCCAAGCCGCATTCCACGACGTCGACGCCCTCGTACTCTTCTTCTTCGCTGACACGCAGGCCCATTACCGCCTTGATGACACCCCAGACGATCAGACTGGCGATGAACACCCAGGCGAAAATCGACACCAGCCCCAGCAGCTGCGCGCCGAAGCTCGCCTCGGCATTGGTCAGCGGTACCGCCAGCAACCCCCACATGCCAACCACACCGTGCACCGAAATGGCGCCGACCGGGTCATCGAGCTTGAGCTTGTCCAGCCCGAGGATGCTGAACACCACCAGCACGCCACCGACGCCGCCAATCAACACGGACTGCAGGGCACTCGGGGTCAGCGGCTCGGCGGTAATCGCCACCAGGCCGGCCAGTGCGCCGTTGAGGACCATGGTCAGATCGGACTTGCCGAACAGCAGGCGGGCGGTGATCAATGCCGCGACCAGGCCGCCGGCAGCCGCCATGTTGGTATTGGTGAACACCTGCGCGACGGCGTTGGCGTCCTCGATGGTGCTCATCTTCAGCTGCGAGCCGCCATTGAAACCGAACCAGCCCATCCACAGGATGAACGCGCCAAGGGTCGCCAACGGCAGGTTGGCGCCGGGGATGGCGTTGATCTGGCCGTTCGGGCCGTATTTACCCTTGCGCGGTCCCAGCAGCAGGACCCCGGCCAGTGCAGCCGAAGCGCCGGCCATGTGCACCAGACCGGAGCCGGCGAAATCAAGGAAGCCGGCCGCATCGAGGAAACCGCCGCCCCATTTCCAGAAGCCCTGTACCGGATAGATGACGCCGGTCATCACCACCGCGAAGGCGATGAAGGCCCACAGCTTCATCCGCTCGGCCACCGCACCCGAGACCACCGACATGCAGGTCGCGGCGAACACCACCTGGAAGAAGAAGTCGGCGCGGGTCGAGTAGTAGGGGGCGTCTTCGCCCCCAGCGGCGACCAGGTCCACGGCATGCTCGTCGCCGATCAGGAAGCCCAGGCTCGGCAAGATGCCCCCTTCCGGGCTCGAGTACATGATGTAGTAGCCGATCAGCAGGTACATGATCGAGGCCAGTGCGTAGAGCACGATGTTCTTGGTCAGGATCTCGGCCGTGTTCTTGGCGCGGACCAGGCCGGCCTCGAGCATCGAGAAACCGGCCGCCATCCACATCACCAGCGCACCGCAGATGAGGAAGTAGAAGGTATCGAGTCCGTACTGGACGGGTATCAGTGCTGTGCTATCCATTTTGTTCACCTTTTGCCGAGCGCCAGGGCGCTAGTCGGGTAAAGGCGCCCGGGTTGGCTCCGGGCGCACTCCGTGTGCTTACAGGTTGTAACCGCGCTCGTTGTGCAGGCTGAGGTCGAGGCCGATGGTTTCTTCTTCTTCGCTGACCCGCAGTCCCATCACTACATCGATCGCCTTGAGAATCACGAAGGTGACGATGGCGGTGTAGACGACGGTGAACAGCACGCCCTTGAACTGGATCCACAGCTGCAGCGCGATGTTGTCGACCTCGCCGAAGCCGCCCAGGGCAGGGGCGGCGAACACCCCCGTGAGCAGCGCACCGACGATCCCACCCACCCCGTGCACGCCGAAGGCATCCAGCGAGTCGTCGTAGCCAAGCTTGCGTTTCAGG encodes:
- the xerC gene encoding tyrosine recombinase XerC, giving the protein MQTDLDAYLLHLRNERQVSPHTLDGYRRDLVKAVAFCERQGVGAWASLKPAQVRQLVAEGHRQGQSGRSLARLLSSLRGLYRYLNQTGRCAHDPAAGISAPKGEKRLPRLLDTDRAMQLLDGGVEDDFIGHRDQAMLELFYSSGLRLAELVGLNLPELDLPAGLVRVLGKGNKERVLPVGRKARDALQAWLPLRALSRPADEALFVSQQGRRLSPRAVQLRVRQAGVRELGQHLHPHMLRHSFASHILESSQDLRSVQELLGHADIGTTQIYTHLDFQHLAKIYDQAHPRAKRKQEGEP
- a CDS encoding secondary thiamine-phosphate synthase enzyme YjbQ — protein: MWQQTLITLRPKPRGFHLITDELLAKLPELHECRVGLLHLWLRHTSASLTINENADGAVRRDFERFFNRLVPQGQAGYEHDYEGPDDLPAHFKASLLGCQLSVPVSEGRLALGTWQGIYLGEHRDQGSARLVLVTLHGMAS
- a CDS encoding ammonium transporter yields the protein MDSTALIPVQYGLDTFYFLICGALVMWMAAGFSMLEAGLVRAKNTAEILTKNIVLYALASIMYLLIGYYIMYSSPEGGILPSLGFLIGDEHAVDLVAAGGEDAPYYSTRADFFFQVVFAATCMSVVSGAVAERMKLWAFIAFAVVMTGVIYPVQGFWKWGGGFLDAAGFLDFAGSGLVHMAGASAALAGVLLLGPRKGKYGPNGQINAIPGANLPLATLGAFILWMGWFGFNGGSQLKMSTIEDANAVAQVFTNTNMAAAGGLVAALITARLLFGKSDLTMVLNGALAGLVAITAEPLTPSALQSVLIGGVGGVLVVFSILGLDKLKLDDPVGAISVHGVVGMWGLLAVPLTNAEASFGAQLLGLVSIFAWVFIASLIVWGVIKAVMGLRVSEEEEYEGVDVVECGLEAYPEFTSKR
- the dapF gene encoding diaminopimelate epimerase, which translates into the protein MLLRFTKMHGLGNDFMVIDLISQHAHIQPKHAKQWGDRHTGVGFDQLLLVEPPHDPDVDFRYRIFNSDGSEVEQCGNGARCFARFVLDKRLTMKRHIRVETKGGIIELNIRPDGQISVDMGAPRLVPADIPFQADGEALSYPLSVEGQALEIAALSMGNPHAVLRVDDVTTAPVHELGPKIEHHPRFPQRVNAGFLQVVDRQHAKLRVWERGAGETQACGTGACAAAVAAIRQGWMDSPVQIDLPGGRLSIEWAGTGQPVMMTGPAVRVFEGQVRL
- the sutA gene encoding transcriptional regulator SutA, which translates into the protein MSDEELEQDDLDVNDEEDDEELGAADEGDADNSADDESTDSDRATPTSKKAKAKSAVVDELPSLEAKQKEREELARAMEEFLARGGRVQEVEPNVVADPPKKPDSKYGSRPI
- the lysA gene encoding diaminopimelate decarboxylase, translating into MEAFSYRDGQLFAEGVALPALAQRFGTPTYVYSRAHIEAQYHAYADALKGMPHLVCFAVKANSNLGVLNVLARLGAGFDIVSIGELERVLAAGGQPERIVFSGVGKSRDDMRRALQVGVHCFNVESTEELERLQQVAAELDVVAPVSLRVNPDVDAGTHPYISTGLKENKFGIAIANADAVYGRAHELSHIEVIGVDCHIGSQLTTLPPFLDALDRLLALIDRLAVRGIRIRHLDLGGGLGVRYREEQPPLAGDYIQAVRKRIDGRDLALVFEPGRSIVANAGVLLTRVEYLKHTEHKDFAIVDAAMNDLIRPALYQAWMDVVPVQPRDGQARHYDIVGPICETGDFLAKERPLVLAEGDLLAVRSAGAYGFVMSSNYNTRGRAAEVLVDGEDAYEVRRRESVQELYAGESLLPA
- a CDS encoding DUF484 family protein; the encoded protein is MTEQNQDKPQLPDAETVAAYLRAHPEFFVDHDELIPELRIPHLPGGAVSLVERQVKLLRERNIEMRHRLSQLMDVARDNDRLFDKTRRLVLDLLDANSLEEVIGAVDESLRHEFQVPYVSLILFSETPLPVGRSVTATEAQQAIGGLLGSSKTICGVLRPHELAFLFGEEDSSGIGSAAVVALSQQQGILAIGSQDPQHYKSSLGTLFLSYIAEVLTRVLPNYSTPLRSVR
- a CDS encoding HAD family hydrolase; this encodes MSIQLITFDLDDTLWDVGPVIQSAETRLRDWLGQHAPRLGGFPIESLAAIRRLLIESEPGLQHRISELRRRILFHALHDAGYSPNEAQAIADQAFEVFLEARHAIDLFPDVHPTLEHLANHYTLGVLTNGNADVRRLGLADYFQFTLCAEELGVGKPDPRPFEEALARAQVAAEHAVHIGDHPVDDIGGARRAGVRAIWFNPAGAAWQHEGQPDAEVRSLAELPALLRRWQ